One genomic region from Prevotella sp. Rep29 encodes:
- a CDS encoding M6 family metalloprotease domain-containing protein, with amino-acid sequence MKKQLLKAMLLVGCLLCNLQLSASPVHPGVWKVITLTDGTKVNAQLVGDEWLSFYRDSLGNVYTLEVNTPNEKLYALRTAEHLQGLVKKANARREPAKAMKSPKTMRKAMNHSFYDGFRGKKRGLIILANFKDKKYRTTNPKAFFSRVANELNFTQGNYKKSVRDYFLRQSYGRFDIEFDVIGPVELPDSMAKYGAPEGSSHDVRAAYMVRDAIYQAADSVDFSDYDWDGDGEVDNIFVLYAGYNQAEGGSEDTVWPHKWTLSAGTGSALRANGVRINTYACSSELRGSSGSTTCGIGTICHEFSHCMGFPDLYDTSYSGNVGVGTWDVMGSGSYRGGGYDPMDYSGFEKWTAGWLEPIELTDPIKVKGMKPTEENGEVYVIYADNPSLDECYILENRDVSNMYSQGAHPRGLLISHIDYNEYAWYYNKVNTFGSYYEWNSTAGRWETKQNNHMRWRVIAADGRALEQYRGQQDDVFPYISGTTRNDQLTATSTPQMVQWNGTDTAQPLTDKEITDIVRNADGTIDFTFRLADDEADTYQSLYLDVRTTTEPTYPEGTYNVNTNRMFPNGEWTTLWLPFSMSDAEVKAALGDNTKVAKFTGVTNPEAGKYLMDFTTTTDGIEANVPCIVKVENSNYEYTELGLLMLKDVTASTATIEQTINGFTFKGVKKAGNITLNSPSLTTNGYLFNEGFPATYPQTAYLDALQAYFVTENEGEVGSQIDVVTAINGIEIMRQKELPRAVYHINGQQIKHASHDINALPKGIYIIDGKKVVRK; translated from the coding sequence ATGAAAAAGCAGTTATTAAAAGCAATGTTGCTCGTCGGTTGTCTTCTCTGCAACCTCCAACTCAGTGCCTCGCCCGTGCATCCGGGAGTGTGGAAAGTCATCACGCTGACCGATGGAACGAAAGTCAATGCACAACTCGTCGGCGATGAGTGGCTGAGCTTCTATCGCGACTCTCTCGGCAATGTCTATACCCTCGAAGTGAACACTCCCAATGAGAAGCTGTATGCCCTTCGGACAGCCGAACACCTGCAAGGCTTGGTCAAAAAAGCAAACGCCAGACGCGAACCTGCCAAAGCGATGAAGTCTCCTAAAACAATGAGAAAAGCGATGAACCATTCCTTCTACGACGGATTCAGAGGGAAAAAGAGAGGGCTCATCATCTTAGCCAATTTCAAAGACAAGAAATACCGCACGACAAACCCCAAAGCCTTCTTCAGCAGAGTAGCCAACGAACTCAATTTCACGCAGGGGAACTATAAGAAAAGCGTGCGCGATTATTTCCTCAGGCAGAGTTACGGCAGGTTCGACATCGAGTTTGATGTCATAGGGCCGGTCGAACTGCCCGACTCCATGGCAAAATATGGAGCCCCTGAAGGATCCAGTCACGATGTCAGGGCGGCATACATGGTGCGCGATGCCATTTATCAAGCCGCAGACTCCGTGGATTTCTCCGACTACGACTGGGACGGTGACGGCGAAGTGGACAACATCTTCGTTCTTTATGCCGGATACAACCAAGCCGAAGGTGGAAGCGAGGACACCGTCTGGCCGCATAAATGGACACTCTCCGCGGGAACCGGATCAGCACTAAGAGCTAACGGCGTGCGAATCAACACCTATGCCTGCAGCAGCGAGTTGCGCGGAAGCAGCGGCTCGACCACCTGCGGCATCGGCACCATCTGCCACGAGTTCTCACACTGCATGGGATTCCCCGACCTCTACGATACCAGCTATTCCGGTAACGTGGGCGTGGGAACATGGGATGTCATGGGAAGCGGAAGCTATCGGGGAGGCGGATACGACCCCATGGACTACTCCGGTTTCGAAAAATGGACGGCAGGATGGCTCGAACCCATCGAACTCACTGACCCCATCAAAGTGAAAGGGATGAAACCGACCGAAGAAAACGGTGAAGTATATGTCATCTATGCCGACAACCCGTCTTTAGATGAGTGTTATATTCTCGAAAACCGAGACGTGAGCAACATGTACTCACAAGGTGCACACCCCAGAGGACTGCTCATCTCGCACATCGATTACAACGAATACGCATGGTACTATAACAAAGTCAATACCTTCGGTTCCTACTATGAATGGAACAGTACTGCGGGGCGCTGGGAAACAAAGCAGAACAATCACATGCGTTGGCGGGTCATTGCTGCCGACGGACGGGCGCTCGAACAGTATCGCGGACAGCAGGACGACGTGTTCCCTTATATCAGTGGAACTACCCGAAACGACCAACTCACCGCTACCTCTACCCCTCAGATGGTGCAGTGGAACGGGACAGACACGGCACAACCGCTCACTGACAAAGAGATAACCGACATCGTGCGGAATGCAGACGGAACCATTGACTTCACATTCCGACTGGCAGACGATGAGGCAGATACCTACCAATCTCTCTATCTCGACGTGCGGACAACCACAGAGCCCACCTATCCCGAAGGAACCTACAACGTCAACACCAACCGGATGTTCCCCAACGGGGAGTGGACCACGCTCTGGCTGCCCTTCAGCATGAGCGATGCAGAAGTCAAGGCAGCGTTGGGCGACAATACGAAAGTAGCTAAATTCACAGGCGTTACCAATCCGGAGGCAGGCAAATACCTCATGGATTTCACGACGACGACAGACGGAATCGAAGCCAATGTCCCGTGTATCGTGAAAGTGGAGAACAGCAACTATGAATATACGGAGCTGGGACTGCTCATGCTGAAAGACGTGACAGCAAGCACTGCCACCATAGAACAGACCATCAACGGTTTCACTTTCAAGGGTGTCAAAAAAGCAGGCAACATCACCCTGAACAGTCCATCTCTCACCACAAACGGCTACCTCTTCAACGAGGGATTCCCCGCCACCTATCCGCAGACAGCCTATCTGGACGCATTGCAAGCCTATTTCGTGACAGAAAATGAAGGCGAAGTTGGCAGTCAGATTGACGTGGTGACAGCCATCAACGGCATCGAAATCATGCGCCAAAAAGAGTTGCCACGAGCCGTCTATCACATCAATGGGCAACAGATTAAGCACGCGTCCCATGACATCAATGCGCTTCCAAAGGGAATCTACATTATCGACGGGAAGAAAGTGGTGCGGAAATAG
- a CDS encoding DUF1573 domain-containing protein, producing MNKKFLICSLALAATLPVAAQRLTAKSEVIDCGQVLFRHPVTAQFELKNSSHHALTVNDVRTSCGCVATDIGLKTIQGNGDFKLSATYDAKQMGHFEKQIAVYSDAAESPLMLTLKGVVVSEVRDYAGGYEYTLGMLKADRNTIEFDDVNIGDRPFVDIHIQNASSSPATPVMMHLPNYLKAEFSPSTIAPGHAGVARVTLLSNILHSYGLTQTSIYLGAFPGDKARDNKEITVSTVLLPSFQNLSESELVNAPQIRLSARELDFRSFEGKKKKSGVINIENVGRSTLEISSMQMFTSGLKVALGKTKLAPGEQTKLKITAERKELRNVRSQPRVLMITNDPANAKVVININLE from the coding sequence ATGAACAAGAAATTTCTGATATGCTCGTTGGCGCTTGCGGCAACATTGCCGGTTGCCGCACAAAGACTGACGGCAAAGAGTGAGGTGATTGATTGCGGACAGGTGCTTTTCCGTCACCCTGTGACAGCACAGTTTGAATTGAAAAACAGCTCTCACCACGCATTGACGGTCAATGACGTGCGTACCAGTTGCGGATGCGTTGCAACAGATATAGGCTTGAAAACGATTCAGGGAAATGGCGATTTCAAGCTCTCAGCCACCTATGATGCCAAGCAAATGGGACATTTCGAGAAGCAGATAGCAGTTTATAGCGATGCTGCTGAAAGTCCGTTGATGCTGACCTTGAAAGGAGTTGTCGTCAGCGAAGTGCGCGATTATGCAGGTGGATATGAATACACCTTGGGCATGTTGAAAGCGGATAGGAACACGATTGAGTTTGATGACGTGAACATCGGCGACCGTCCCTTTGTGGATATCCATATCCAAAATGCTTCCAGTTCGCCGGCAACACCCGTGATGATGCATCTGCCCAATTATTTGAAAGCGGAGTTCTCACCATCGACGATAGCACCGGGACACGCAGGTGTGGCACGTGTCACGCTCCTGTCCAACATCTTGCACAGCTACGGACTGACGCAGACGAGCATCTATCTGGGAGCTTTCCCCGGTGATAAGGCGAGAGATAATAAGGAAATCACCGTCTCGACCGTCCTTCTGCCCAGTTTCCAGAACCTCTCCGAGAGCGAACTGGTCAATGCACCGCAAATCAGATTGTCGGCACGGGAACTCGATTTCAGGTCGTTCGAGGGAAAAAAGAAAAAGAGTGGTGTCATCAATATCGAGAACGTAGGACGCTCGACGCTTGAAATATCCAGCATGCAGATGTTTACCTCAGGACTGAAAGTGGCATTGGGAAAGACAAAACTGGCTCCAGGCGAGCAGACGAAACTTAAAATCACCGCCGAACGGAAGGAACTGCGGAATGTCCGCTCACAGCCGCGTGTGCTGATGATAACCAACGACCCGGCAAATGCAAAAGTAGTTATCAATATCAATCTCGAATAA
- the meaB gene encoding methylmalonyl Co-A mutase-associated GTPase MeaB, which yields MEHPENNEEYKGLTVNSGVEQPAIINPYLNRNRFRKRELSAAEMVEGIVKGDVTILSQAVTLVESVNPNHQSKAQEVIEKCLPYSGKSVRIGISGVPGAGKSTSIDQFGCHVLDEHGGKLAVLAIDPSSERTKGSILGDKTRMEKLSLRKEAFIRPSPTAGSLGGVARKTRESIILCEAAGYDKIFVETVGVGQSETACHSMVDFFLLIQLAGTGDELQGIKRGIMEISDGIVINKCDGNNVEKCQLAATNFRNALHFFPMPDSGWLPKVLCYSGFYGTGVKEIWDMIYEYIAFVKHNGYFDHRRNEQSKYWMYESINENLRLNFYHNPQIEHRLEEAERTVLNGQKTSFAAASDLLEMYFDYLKRKE from the coding sequence ATGGAACATCCAGAAAACAACGAAGAGTATAAAGGATTGACAGTCAATTCCGGTGTAGAACAACCTGCAATCATCAACCCATATCTTAACCGAAACCGCTTTCGGAAGCGTGAGTTGTCGGCAGCAGAGATGGTCGAGGGAATCGTCAAAGGCGACGTGACCATCCTTTCACAAGCGGTCACCTTGGTGGAGAGTGTCAATCCCAACCATCAGTCAAAGGCACAGGAAGTCATCGAGAAATGTCTCCCATATAGCGGAAAGTCAGTGCGCATAGGCATCAGCGGCGTCCCCGGTGCAGGAAAAAGCACCTCCATCGACCAGTTCGGCTGTCACGTGCTTGACGAGCATGGCGGAAAACTGGCAGTATTAGCCATCGACCCAAGTTCGGAGCGCACCAAAGGAAGTATCCTGGGCGATAAGACGCGTATGGAAAAACTGTCTCTGCGGAAAGAAGCATTCATCCGTCCCAGTCCTACGGCAGGCTCGTTGGGAGGAGTTGCCCGCAAGACAAGAGAGTCCATCATACTCTGTGAGGCAGCCGGCTACGACAAGATTTTTGTGGAGACCGTGGGAGTAGGGCAGAGCGAAACAGCCTGTCACTCGATGGTCGATTTCTTCTTGCTTATCCAGCTGGCAGGGACAGGCGATGAACTGCAAGGCATTAAGCGAGGAATCATGGAAATCAGCGATGGAATCGTTATCAACAAATGCGACGGAAACAACGTGGAGAAATGCCAACTGGCAGCCACCAATTTCCGGAATGCACTCCATTTTTTCCCGATGCCCGACAGCGGATGGCTCCCGAAAGTACTTTGCTACAGCGGTTTCTACGGGACAGGCGTCAAAGAAATCTGGGATATGATTTACGAGTACATCGCTTTCGTGAAGCACAATGGTTATTTCGACCACCGGCGGAACGAGCAAAGCAAATACTGGATGTATGAAAGCATCAACGAAAATCTGCGATTGAATTTCTATCATAACCCGCAGATAGAGCACCGTTTGGAGGAGGCTGAACGTACCGTTCTCAATGGACAAAAGACCTCTTTTGCAGCCGCTTCCGACCTGCTTGAAATGTATTTCGACTATTTGAAACGAAAAGAATGA
- a CDS encoding 4-hydroxy-3-methylbut-2-enyl diphosphate reductase: MRGKRLRIEIDEESGFCFGVTTAIRKAEEELAKGKQLYCLGDIVHNGMECERLRTLGLVTINHEELGSLHKVKVLLRAHGEPPETYETATRNQIEIIDATCPVVLQLQKRIKKQFSENPDAQIVIFGKNGHAEVLGLVGQTAGQAIVVESLEDVKQLDFSRDIFLYSQTTKSLDEFHHIVKYIEEHIDEGCTFKRFDTICRQVANRMPNIAGFAARHDIILFVCGHKSSNGKVLFKECKNVNPKSYLIESSQEIDMSWFEDIQSVGICGATSTPKWLMEECRDAILTHFEG, translated from the coding sequence ATGAGGGGAAAGAGACTTCGGATAGAGATTGACGAGGAGAGCGGCTTCTGTTTCGGCGTGACCACCGCCATACGAAAGGCAGAGGAAGAACTGGCAAAGGGCAAACAGCTCTATTGCCTTGGCGACATCGTGCACAACGGAATGGAGTGTGAGCGGTTGCGCACGTTAGGACTCGTGACAATCAATCATGAAGAACTCGGCAGTCTGCATAAGGTGAAAGTGCTGCTCCGCGCACATGGAGAGCCCCCTGAAACCTACGAGACCGCCACTCGTAACCAAATAGAGATTATCGACGCGACGTGCCCCGTCGTCCTGCAACTCCAAAAGCGAATCAAAAAGCAGTTTAGCGAAAATCCCGATGCACAAATCGTCATCTTTGGGAAAAACGGACATGCCGAAGTGCTCGGATTGGTAGGGCAGACGGCAGGGCAAGCCATCGTCGTCGAGAGCCTCGAAGACGTGAAGCAACTTGATTTCTCGCGCGATATCTTCCTCTACTCACAGACGACGAAATCTCTGGATGAGTTCCACCACATTGTTAAATATATAGAGGAGCATATAGATGAGGGATGTACTTTCAAGCGTTTCGACACCATCTGTCGTCAGGTAGCCAACCGCATGCCCAACATTGCAGGCTTTGCAGCGCGCCACGACATCATCCTTTTTGTCTGCGGACATAAAAGTTCTAACGGGAAAGTGCTCTTCAAGGAATGTAAGAACGTGAATCCAAAATCCTATCTGATAGAATCATCCCAAGAGATTGATATGTCATGGTTTGAAGACATACAGAGTGTAGGCATCTGCGGAGCAACATCAACACCGAAGTGGCTGATGGAAGAGTGTAGGGATGCGATACTCACACATTTTGAAGGTTAA